CTGTGTTTAAAACAGACCCCTAGGACGATGAGTCAGAAGCATCAGCTTATACTTACAGCATGGCTGCTTTGTATGCCATAAGAACGCTTTGCGCTTACGCCCTTAGCGTCGCTTTTGCGCTTACAAGCTGTAACACTCACTTTCGAGTACTGGCTTCTCTGGTGTAGTGCTGTCTGACCGAAACTAGGGTGTAAGGGCAAAACAAGTAAAAAGAACCAAGTAAAAAGTAAAAAGAAGGAATTTTTTCTTTTGCCTTTTGCCTTTTAACTTTTAACTTCATTTGATAGGGGTGTAGGGGAAAAAGAGAAAATTGTATTTTTGTACACCTACCTCCGGAATAGAAGGGTGCAAGCTCCCACCAATTAAACTACACCCCACACCCCATGCCCCACACCCTTCTTCTTGACTATCGCACTAGTTCTTCTGCATACAGTTCCCAACCCTGGGATTTTCGGTTATTGAATGCTGCTAATCTTTAATGTACTACCAAATATATTTCACATTTGAAATGTTAAAGAACATATGGGAAAATACAAGCGTATTGGCATTCTTACTAGTGGAGGAGATTGCTCTGGTTTGAATGCAGTGATCAGAGCTGTTGTCCATTGTGCTTGTGGAAAAGGTTGGGAAGTGCTGGGAATTCGTCAAGCAACTGTGGGATTAATGGCGCGTCCACCGCAATTCACAAAACTGGAAATCGACCAAGTTGACCCGCTGTTAACTTCTGGTGGGACAATGTTAGGAACCACCAACAAAGGTGATCCTTTTGCTTTTCCTATGGCTGATGGCAGTGTATGCGATCGCTCAGAAGAAATCATTGCAGGCTACCATCAACTCGGTTTAGATGCTTTGATTGGGATTGGTGGCGATGGTAGCTTGGCTATTCTCCGTCGCTTGGCACAACAAGGCGGGATTAATTTAGTAGGTATTCCCAAAACGATTGATAATGATATTGGGATTACTGAACATGCTATCGGTTTTGATACTGCAGTTAATATTGCCACAGAAGCACTCGATAGGTTACATTTTACAGCTGCTTCTCACAGTCGAGTCATGATTTTAGAAGTCATGGGTCGTGATGCAGGACACATTGCCATTGCTGCGGGAATTGCAGGGGGCGCAGATGTGATTTTAATTCCAGAAATTCTCTACACGATTGACCACATCTGCAACAAAATTAAACAGCGCCAAGAAAAAGGCAAAAACTATTGTTTAATTATTGTTTCCGAGGCAGTTCGTACTCAAGAAGGTGAAAGTATCACAATGACAAATCGCTTGGGTCAATCTCGGTATGGTGGTATTGGTCAATACTTAGCTGATCAAATTAGCGATCGCATTGGTGCAGAAACCCGAGTCACAGTATTAGGACACATCCAACGGGGTGGAACCGCTTCACCACTGGATCGACTCGTGGCAGCTGCCTTTGGTGTAGCAGCAGTAAACCTCATTGATGAAGGTAAATATGACTACATGGTAACATGGCAAAATCGCCGAGTTTTTCCTGTACCCATTGCTGAGGCGATCGCTCAGTATAGAGCTGTCAACCCAGAGGATACTTTAGTCAAAACTGCTCGTGGTTTGGGTATTTATTTGGGAGATTAACATTTGTCAAGACGTTGCAGTGCAACGTCTTTACACTACTCAGAAATTGGGGAGAAAATTCCAGGGCATAGGATTTTGCACCAACAGTGAACGACTATAGCAAAACATTATAGTTGACTCTCTAGTTGACTGGAGATTTCACAATAGAGCTACAAACCATAATATGGATAAAATTCTATGCAACGTGTTTCTTGGAAAACTGGGTTTTTTACAGTTACCTTTATCGCACTCGCATCCCTAAGCGCCTGTTCTACAACAACTTCCCAAAATCAAACTCAAGCCCCAAACACCACTGCAACTGAGGCTAGCGACAAGCAGCAGATGAACCACGGTGGTATGAATCATAGTAGTGACATGAATCACAGCATGGATTTAGGTTCAGCCGATGCGAACTACGATTTGCGGTTCATTGATGCGATGACTCCACACCATGAAGGTGCTGTGGTGATGGCTAAAGTTGCCCTGCAGAAATCAAAACGTCCTGAAATCAAAAAGCTGGCACAGGAAATCATCAAAGCTCAAAACAAAGAAATCGCTGAGTTGAAACAGTGGCGCACAGCATGGTATCCCAAAGCACCTAGCACGCCAATGGCTTGGAATACCCAGATGAATCACATGATGGAAATGTCTCCTGAACAATCTAAAGCTATGCGAATGGACATGGACTTGGGAGCGGCTGATAACGACTTTGACTTGCGTTTCATCAATGCAATGATTCCACATCATGAAGCAGCGGTGACAATGGCGCAAGATGCATTGAATAAATCCAAGCGCCCTGAAATCAAGAAACTGGCTCAAAATATCATCACTTCTCAACAACAAGAAATTGCACAAATGAAGAAGTGGCGACAAGCTTGGTATAAGCAGTAATACCCTTTCACAAAAATCCTGATACATTTGACTCCACGGCAGTTGCTCCACTTGGGGAAACCCCAAGACCGCACTGCCTCCCCTACTCCCCCTACTCCCCCTACTCCCCCACTTACCCACTTACCCATATTTATCAACTTTAAAGTAGTGGGAGGAGGGGGTGCGATGCTCTAGCAGGAAGACTCACTCAGGGCGATTGCCCAAAGGGCAGACGCCAGAGGCGTATCGCAGCGGTTGCTTTTTGAGTAGCTCGTCGTATCAAACCTCAGATGATATCAGCATCCAAAGAGGATGTTACAACTACCAATCTTTCTCACAGAGAAGAAACACATAGGCATCCCTCTTTTCCCACAAAAACCCATCTATACCCCAACTCAACCCACCCAACCTCACAGCAACAGCAGGTAGATGTCCAGTCGGAGCTGAGGAATTGAACGTCAGTTCATTGATTTGTAACCAATTTTTATGGACGCGCCATTCTACACAATCACCAAAGGCTTCGTAAATCTTATCGTTAGCTTTGAGATTTCCTCCTACGCTTTTCCAAATGCGTTGTTGAACACTAAATCCAAAGCGACCATTGGAAGATTCTACCCAAAGTTGGTCGATAGCGCGGAGGTCTTCGTGTGGGAAGTTGTGGATAGATGCTACATTTAGCCAACCTTCTTGTTCTCGATTTGTCAGGTTGAGCATAATCCTGAGTGTTTCGTGATCAGCTTCTTTCCATCTTCCAGATACTAGGAGATCGCGCAATGTTGTAGTTAACTTTGGTGTCTTTTGTAAAGTTAGCTGCTGTTGACTCAAGTCTTTGAGCTTTCTTGCTTCTTGATGCTGGTGTTTTTCTTGTTCGAGTTGAGCTAGTAAGCGACGTTCTGTTTCTTGACGCTGGTGTTTTTCTTGTTCAAGTTGAGCTAGTAAGCGATGTTCTGTTTCTTGAAGCTGATGTTTTTCTTGTTCGAGTTGAGTTAAGAGGTGTTTTTCTTGTTCGAGTTGAGCTAGTAAGCGACGTTCTGTTTCTTGACGCTGGTGTTTTTCTTGTTCAAGTTGAGCTAGTAAGCGATGTTCTATTTCTTGAAGCTGATGTTTTTCTTGTTTGAGTTGAGTTAAGAGCCGCTTTTTCCATTTAAACCACAATAACACTCCTACTGCTACTGTCACGACTACTGCAACGCTTATGCTAATGGCAAGCCAATTCATAACCTTTTTATGCCTGTGATAATTTCACGCTGATTTAATTTGTCTGTTGTTAACTATTAAAAACAGAGTTGTCAAGACTGATACCTGATAAATGCTCAATTCCATAGTCAAAATCTCTACCGTCGCTTGCGGGAAAACCATTAGCAGGAACACCAATCAATCCGTTGCAAAGCGCATCAACTTCCTCACATCATCGATTGGCAATCGTAACTCTTTGCTAATTGCTGCTTCCAATGCGCTAAGTTGTGTGACCGGAAATTCAAATTCTAGTTCTTTTAGGGCTTTGGAAGCTGTCTTGACTCTGACTCTAGAAAGATTTTGATGCTTTTTGATTTGAACTGTGATTGATAGTACAAGTGTTGGGGATTGCTTTGCTGATAATGTCTCAACCTTCAACGGATTCGTTGATTGACGAGAGCGCAACAATATGCTATTCATCACAAATCCACTCCCCACCCAAAAAGTCAATCCAAGCAGTGGTAGGAGTAGCCAAAACTCTAATCCCAAAGAACGTAAAATCTTAAACCATCGGGATTGGAGCATAGATTCACTTTACAGATACTAAGCACACTAGGATAAAGAAAAAACAACAGCAGCGATCGCCCTATGTTAATTTTACTGGTGGAAGATGACCCAGCCCAATTAGAACCACTGCGAGCTGCGCTCACTAAAGCAGGACATATTATTGATGCGATAGAAGATGGACAAACAGCCCAATGGCTCTTATCTCAAAAAGATTATGACTTGCTGATTTTAGACTGGATGCTTCCTAAAGTCAGTGGCGTTGACCTTTGTCGGGAATATCGACTAGCGCTTAAAACTGCCCCAGTACTAATACTAACTGCTAAGGATACGACATCAGATAAAG
This portion of the Brasilonema sennae CENA114 genome encodes:
- a CDS encoding GUN4 domain-containing protein, which codes for MNWLAISISVAVVVTVAVGVLLWFKWKKRLLTQLKQEKHQLQEIEHRLLAQLEQEKHQRQETERRLLAQLEQEKHLLTQLEQEKHQLQETEHRLLAQLEQEKHQRQETERRLLAQLEQEKHQHQEARKLKDLSQQQLTLQKTPKLTTTLRDLLVSGRWKEADHETLRIMLNLTNREQEGWLNVASIHNFPHEDLRAIDQLWVESSNGRFGFSVQQRIWKSVGGNLKANDKIYEAFGDCVEWRVHKNWLQINELTFNSSAPTGHLPAVAVRLGGLSWGIDGFLWEKRDAYVFLLCEKDW
- a CDS encoding ATP-dependent 6-phosphofructokinase; the encoded protein is MGKYKRIGILTSGGDCSGLNAVIRAVVHCACGKGWEVLGIRQATVGLMARPPQFTKLEIDQVDPLLTSGGTMLGTTNKGDPFAFPMADGSVCDRSEEIIAGYHQLGLDALIGIGGDGSLAILRRLAQQGGINLVGIPKTIDNDIGITEHAIGFDTAVNIATEALDRLHFTAASHSRVMILEVMGRDAGHIAIAAGIAGGADVILIPEILYTIDHICNKIKQRQEKGKNYCLIIVSEAVRTQEGESITMTNRLGQSRYGGIGQYLADQISDRIGAETRVTVLGHIQRGGTASPLDRLVAAAFGVAAVNLIDEGKYDYMVTWQNRRVFPVPIAEAIAQYRAVNPEDTLVKTARGLGIYLGD
- a CDS encoding DUF305 domain-containing protein — translated: MQRVSWKTGFFTVTFIALASLSACSTTTSQNQTQAPNTTATEASDKQQMNHGGMNHSSDMNHSMDLGSADANYDLRFIDAMTPHHEGAVVMAKVALQKSKRPEIKKLAQEIIKAQNKEIAELKQWRTAWYPKAPSTPMAWNTQMNHMMEMSPEQSKAMRMDMDLGAADNDFDLRFINAMIPHHEAAVTMAQDALNKSKRPEIKKLAQNIITSQQQEIAQMKKWRQAWYKQ